Proteins encoded together in one Sinorhizobium meliloti window:
- a CDS encoding ABC transporter ATP-binding protein gives MTKPLQKTPALTVDRLVKTFDVSAPWLNRVVERKPRQYLQAVNDISFTVPAGGCLSIVGESGCGKSTVARLVTGLHRPTSGEMRFAPGRSGAPLSAQMIFQDPYASLNPRWRVKNIIAEPLRELKLRKTAAEVTERVEELLGIVGLSPSDGEKFPHEFSGGQRQRISIARALASEPEFLVCDEPTSALDVSVQAQVLNLMRRLQDELGLTYLFISHDLSVVRQMSDRIAVMYLGRIVEEGDTEELFAQPRHPYTRLLLQTIPNIEAPNRNREPASGEVPSPLKPPSGCAFHPRCPIATARCSKEVPTVRVLQNGTRVACHLAEDVIAERLPEAG, from the coding sequence ATGACCAAACCGTTGCAAAAGACCCCGGCTCTGACCGTCGACCGGCTGGTCAAGACATTCGACGTGTCCGCTCCCTGGCTCAACAGGGTAGTGGAGCGCAAGCCCCGGCAGTATCTGCAGGCCGTGAACGATATCAGCTTTACCGTTCCCGCCGGCGGCTGTCTCAGCATTGTCGGCGAGAGCGGTTGCGGAAAATCCACCGTTGCGCGCCTCGTCACCGGCCTGCATCGTCCGACGAGCGGCGAAATGCGCTTTGCGCCCGGCAGGAGCGGCGCGCCGCTTTCGGCGCAGATGATCTTTCAGGACCCTTACGCTTCGCTCAATCCGCGCTGGCGGGTGAAGAACATCATCGCCGAACCGCTGCGCGAACTGAAGCTGCGCAAGACCGCGGCCGAGGTGACGGAGCGCGTCGAAGAGCTTCTGGGCATTGTCGGGCTCTCGCCATCCGATGGCGAGAAGTTCCCGCACGAATTTTCAGGCGGACAGCGCCAGCGTATCTCGATCGCCCGCGCGCTGGCGAGCGAACCCGAATTCCTGGTCTGCGACGAGCCGACCTCGGCGCTCGACGTGTCCGTGCAGGCGCAGGTGTTGAACCTGATGCGCCGTTTGCAGGACGAGTTAGGGCTTACCTATCTCTTCATCAGCCATGACTTGAGCGTCGTTCGCCAAATGTCGGACCGCATTGCGGTGATGTATCTGGGCCGTATCGTGGAGGAGGGCGACACGGAAGAGTTGTTCGCTCAGCCGCGCCATCCCTACACGCGGCTCCTGCTACAGACGATTCCGAACATCGAGGCACCGAACCGCAACCGCGAGCCGGCCAGCGGCGAAGTGCCGAGCCCGCTGAAACCGCCTTCCGGCTGCGCCTTCCACCCGCGTTGCCCGATCGCCACGGCGCGCTGCTCCAAGGAAGTGCCTACGGTGCGGGTCTTGCAAAACGGCACCCGGGTAGCCTGTCATCTGGCAGAGGACGTGATCGCGGAACGTTTACCTGAAGCGGGATGA
- a CDS encoding aspartate/glutamate racemase family protein: protein MHIHLINPNSTASMTAQALESALLVKHPHTHVSASNPTDTPASIEGGADEAMSVPGMLAEIRQGEAQGVDAYVIACFDDPGLHAAREVAKGPVIGICQAAVQVAMTISRRFSVITTLPRSVPIIEDLVSDYGAERHCRKVRAIDLPVLALEEDPQKAERLLLEEIEIAKAEDGAEAIVLGCAGMSSLCARLQRATGVPVIDGVTAAVKMAEALLGAGYTTSKLNAYAYPRVKTATSHKVCA, encoded by the coding sequence ATGCATATTCATCTCATCAATCCCAATTCTACAGCCTCCATGACCGCGCAAGCGCTCGAAAGCGCCTTGCTGGTCAAACATCCCCACACGCACGTCTCCGCCTCCAATCCGACCGATACGCCGGCCAGTATTGAAGGTGGTGCAGATGAAGCCATGTCGGTTCCGGGAATGCTCGCGGAGATCCGCCAGGGCGAAGCGCAGGGCGTCGACGCCTATGTCATAGCGTGTTTCGACGACCCCGGACTGCATGCCGCGCGCGAAGTCGCCAAAGGCCCCGTGATCGGTATTTGCCAGGCTGCGGTACAGGTGGCCATGACGATCAGCCGTCGCTTCTCCGTCATAACGACGCTTCCGCGCTCGGTTCCGATCATCGAGGATCTGGTCAGCGATTACGGCGCCGAGCGTCATTGCCGGAAAGTCCGTGCTATCGATCTTCCGGTCCTTGCCCTCGAGGAAGATCCGCAAAAAGCCGAGCGGCTGCTGCTTGAGGAAATCGAGATTGCCAAAGCCGAGGATGGTGCCGAAGCGATCGTCCTTGGCTGTGCGGGAATGTCATCCTTGTGTGCCCGCCTCCAGAGAGCGACGGGAGTGCCGGTCATCGATGGAGTGACTGCTGCAGTAAAGATGGCCGAAGCGCTGCTTGGCGCAGGATACACGACTTCCAAGCTCAACGCTTACGCCTATCCCCGAGTTAAAACGGCGACCAGTCACAAGGTTTGCGCTTAA
- a CDS encoding HigA family addiction module antitoxin, with the protein MLTTKRKPATVGEILTEEFMKPMGLTQGALAEAMGVQRKHVNELCGNRRNVTAATALILARVFGNSPDFWLNVQRRNDLWEVMNTPKERERVERARPLKHAT; encoded by the coding sequence ATGCTGACGACCAAGCGCAAGCCGGCGACTGTCGGCGAGATTTTGACCGAGGAATTCATGAAGCCGATGGGTCTGACGCAGGGCGCATTAGCCGAGGCGATGGGCGTGCAACGCAAGCACGTCAACGAGTTGTGCGGGAACCGCAGGAACGTGACCGCCGCAACCGCACTCATTCTCGCCCGCGTTTTTGGCAACAGCCCGGACTTCTGGCTCAACGTGCAGCGTCGCAACGATCTTTGGGAGGTAATGAACACGCCCAAGGAACGCGAGCGTGTCGAGCGAGCGCGACCGTTGAAGCACGCGACATGA
- a CDS encoding ABC transporter ATP-binding protein, whose product MGDIQEPVIEVRNLRVDFPGRRGTVTALSDVSLSIRPGEILGVVGESGAGKSMTGLAIQGLLEAPGHIAGGEVWLGNRRIDTLDDRAMEKIRGREIGAIFQDPLTSLNPLFSVGAQLVETIRRHLGLGKAEARARAVQLLRDVGIPSPEERVNQYPHQFSGGMRQRVVIALALAASPKLVIADEPTTALDVSIQAQIISLLRKLCKEKQAAVMLVTHDMGVIAEAADRIAVMYAGRLIEIGAVEQVLHQPRHPYTQGLMASIPSLGARVERLNQIDGSMPRLDAIPEGCAFNPRCKMAGPRCRRERPELIFAGQSASACWLSAGGTA is encoded by the coding sequence ATGGGTGACATCCAGGAACCAGTCATTGAAGTTCGCAATCTGCGTGTGGATTTTCCGGGCCGTCGCGGCACGGTGACCGCGCTGTCGGATGTCAGCCTGTCGATCCGGCCGGGTGAGATTCTCGGCGTCGTCGGCGAGTCCGGCGCAGGCAAGTCCATGACCGGGCTCGCCATTCAGGGCCTGCTCGAAGCGCCGGGCCATATCGCCGGCGGCGAGGTCTGGCTCGGCAACCGTCGCATCGATACGCTCGACGATCGCGCCATGGAAAAGATACGCGGCCGCGAGATCGGTGCGATTTTCCAGGATCCGCTTACCTCTCTCAATCCGCTGTTCTCGGTTGGCGCACAGCTCGTCGAAACCATTCGCCGGCACCTCGGTCTCGGCAAGGCCGAAGCCCGCGCCCGAGCCGTGCAGTTGCTGCGCGATGTCGGCATTCCCTCGCCGGAGGAGCGGGTCAATCAGTATCCGCATCAGTTCTCGGGCGGCATGCGCCAGCGTGTCGTGATTGCGCTGGCGCTTGCAGCCTCGCCGAAACTCGTCATCGCCGACGAACCGACGACGGCGCTCGACGTGTCGATCCAGGCGCAGATCATCTCGCTCCTGCGCAAATTGTGCAAGGAGAAGCAGGCCGCCGTCATGCTCGTCACGCACGACATGGGCGTGATCGCGGAAGCTGCCGATCGCATCGCGGTCATGTATGCCGGAAGGCTGATCGAGATCGGGGCTGTCGAACAGGTGCTGCACCAGCCGCGCCATCCCTATACGCAGGGTCTGATGGCTTCGATTCCGTCGCTCGGCGCGCGTGTCGAGAGGCTCAACCAGATCGACGGCTCCATGCCGCGGCTGGACGCGATACCCGAGGGCTGCGCCTTCAATCCGCGCTGCAAGATGGCAGGGCCGCGCTGCCGGCGCGAACGCCCGGAACTCATTTTTGCCGGCCAGAGTGCGAGCGCCTGCTGGCTGAGCGCAGGAGGCACCGCATGA
- a CDS encoding MBL fold metallo-hydrolase: MLTAASAVTGMILPTGMAASARAAPAASLPPQGGNAGYYRFRVGDISATVLSDGLIGGPPRIYASNAPEAELQDVLRRAFLPTDRLTLNLNTLLLETNGKRILLEAGAGQTMGPQGGRIFENLAAVGLRPEDIDVVVVSHTHPDHVGNLRTAEGGKAFPRAAVFAPRADWDFFVRNVPDLSYMPVPEDFRRNFAAAIKRSVEPVTKGIELYEAGAEIVTGLTTLPASGHTPGMANFLVQSGNDQLLLTADLAYHPIVNVDRPWLPGPDRDKDTALASRRRIFDMAAADRLLVLGFHYPFPGLGRMLKTDAGYAWVPVSWQF, encoded by the coding sequence ATGCTGACAGCCGCATCGGCGGTCACGGGAATGATCTTGCCGACCGGGATGGCGGCCTCTGCGCGGGCAGCCCCCGCCGCGTCGCTTCCGCCTCAGGGGGGAAATGCCGGCTATTACCGCTTCCGCGTCGGCGACATCTCGGCGACCGTGCTGAGCGACGGGCTGATCGGCGGCCCTCCCCGCATCTACGCCAGCAATGCGCCAGAGGCAGAGCTGCAGGACGTTCTGAGGCGCGCCTTCCTGCCGACCGACCGGCTGACGCTGAATCTCAACACGCTTCTTCTCGAGACGAATGGCAAGCGGATCCTTCTCGAAGCCGGAGCCGGGCAAACCATGGGTCCGCAAGGCGGTCGCATCTTCGAGAACCTGGCCGCCGTTGGTTTACGGCCGGAGGACATAGACGTTGTGGTGGTCTCGCACACGCACCCGGACCATGTCGGCAACCTTCGAACAGCGGAGGGCGGCAAGGCATTTCCGCGGGCTGCCGTCTTTGCGCCTCGTGCCGATTGGGACTTCTTCGTCCGTAACGTTCCGGATCTTTCCTACATGCCGGTGCCCGAGGATTTCCGCCGCAATTTCGCAGCGGCCATCAAGCGGAGCGTTGAACCCGTCACCAAGGGAATCGAGTTGTACGAAGCCGGCGCGGAGATCGTTACCGGGCTGACCACACTTCCAGCATCCGGCCACACGCCGGGCATGGCGAACTTCCTTGTTCAATCCGGGAACGATCAGCTCCTGCTGACGGCCGATCTCGCCTACCACCCGATCGTCAATGTCGACCGGCCCTGGTTGCCCGGGCCAGATCGCGACAAGGACACCGCACTCGCATCCCGCCGCCGCATCTTCGACATGGCGGCTGCAGACCGGCTCCTCGTGCTCGGCTTCCACTATCCGTTCCCGGGCCTTGGCCGAATGCTCAAGACGGACGCCGGCTATGCGTGGGTTCCGGTCAGTTGGCAGTTCTGA
- a CDS encoding flavin reductase family protein, which yields MEFDFEEIEPQSRYRLLTNFIGPRPIALVTTRSESGHNNAAPMSFFNVFSHDPAIVVLGIQPRLTGEPKDTMVNIRRSGEFAISMVDMALSQQMLICGLGFDSEVDELEMAGLKAARCRKIDVAYAEEAPCIFECRVERLIDYPRRTLVLGEVVHMHVRRDCLDAEGHYVDPERYQPIARLHADNYITSDRQFVLKAPPIADFVKKK from the coding sequence ATGGAATTCGACTTCGAAGAAATTGAGCCGCAAAGCCGCTATCGGCTGCTGACGAATTTCATCGGCCCGCGCCCGATCGCGCTCGTGACGACCCGCTCCGAGAGCGGACATAACAATGCTGCGCCGATGAGTTTCTTCAACGTGTTTTCACATGATCCGGCCATCGTCGTCCTGGGCATCCAGCCGCGTTTAACCGGTGAGCCGAAGGACACGATGGTCAATATTCGCCGCTCCGGTGAATTTGCCATCAGCATGGTCGATATGGCGTTGTCTCAACAGATGTTGATCTGCGGCCTTGGCTTCGACAGCGAGGTCGACGAGCTCGAAATGGCCGGATTGAAAGCCGCCCGGTGCCGCAAGATCGATGTTGCCTATGCCGAGGAGGCGCCGTGCATCTTCGAGTGCCGCGTCGAGCGCCTGATCGACTATCCCCGCCGCACCCTCGTACTGGGCGAGGTGGTGCACATGCATGTGCGCCGCGACTGCCTCGACGCCGAAGGTCATTATGTGGACCCGGAACGTTACCAGCCGATCGCCCGGCTTCATGCCGACAATTACATCACGTCAGACCGCCAGTTCGTTTTGAAGGCCCCCCCGATCGCCGATTTCGTCAAGAAGAAATAG
- a CDS encoding GntR family transcriptional regulator, which produces MREQAAMSVEQIVERVWLSIAERRLRPGVQLKEEQLASIFHVSRARVRQALTVLARDGLVTIIPNRGAFVCKPSVEEARDVFFVRQAVERCVVERLCSSMSKDSVKRLRDHVKNERIANAEDSTTDIIKLSGGFHLLLAELTGSDFLFTTMRDLIARSSLITAVYRNTTRFNCGPDEHADIVKAIAAKEAQRAVHLMSHHLEHVESELDLSEIRDFSHDLRAALA; this is translated from the coding sequence ATGCGCGAACAAGCCGCGATGTCGGTCGAGCAGATTGTCGAAAGGGTATGGCTTTCCATCGCTGAACGGCGATTGCGTCCTGGCGTGCAACTCAAAGAAGAACAGCTGGCCTCGATTTTTCACGTCAGTCGCGCACGTGTTCGTCAGGCGCTGACCGTTCTCGCACGCGACGGCCTCGTAACGATCATTCCCAATCGCGGCGCTTTTGTTTGCAAGCCGTCCGTGGAAGAGGCTCGCGACGTGTTTTTCGTTCGCCAGGCGGTGGAGAGATGCGTCGTGGAGCGGCTCTGCAGTTCGATGTCGAAGGATAGCGTGAAGCGGCTCCGCGATCATGTTAAAAATGAGCGGATCGCCAATGCCGAAGACAGCACCACGGACATCATCAAGCTTTCCGGCGGCTTCCATCTTTTGCTGGCCGAACTGACCGGGTCGGACTTCCTGTTTACGACAATGCGCGACCTTATCGCCCGCAGTTCGCTGATTACGGCCGTTTACCGGAACACTACACGCTTCAATTGCGGTCCCGACGAACATGCCGACATCGTCAAGGCGATTGCGGCGAAAGAAGCCCAAAGAGCCGTCCATCTCATGTCGCATCATCTGGAACATGTGGAATCCGAGCTCGACTTGAGCGAGATACGCGACTTTTCGCACGATCTGCGCGCAGCACTGGCTTGA
- a CDS encoding LysR family transcriptional regulator, protein MTQVGREDKLIKTDQLIKQGFAMRPLRLDSLEIFEDVVRSGGFRAAALGRGVSSSAVSQSISVLEEALGIRLLNRTTRSVAPTEAGERLLERLRPALYEIRTAVDDLNQLRERPSGTVRINAPGPAADHVLCPLTFEFMKIYPDVNVEIVSDAAIIDIVEQGFDAGVRFGNQLAQDMIAMPLGPALRYAIVASPDYLRKRGRPGSPGDLLQHDCIRRRFPGGTMVTWKFARDGDEVEITPKGRLTLSSAHQELQAALAGSGIAHLFEDYVRDDVEQGRLIELLCDWKQKLPSWYLYYPSRRHTSAAVRAFLEFIRNQRWYPDRKER, encoded by the coding sequence ATGACACAGGTCGGACGTGAGGATAAGCTAATCAAAACCGATCAGCTTATTAAGCAGGGCTTTGCAATGCGGCCACTACGGCTCGACAGCTTGGAGATCTTTGAGGACGTCGTGCGCTCTGGTGGCTTTAGAGCCGCCGCGCTTGGCAGGGGTGTATCGTCGTCCGCCGTCAGTCAATCGATCAGCGTGCTCGAAGAGGCGCTGGGAATCCGGCTTCTGAACCGAACGACACGCAGCGTCGCACCTACTGAAGCGGGCGAGCGGCTTCTCGAGCGGCTAAGGCCCGCTCTTTACGAAATCAGAACAGCGGTCGACGACCTCAATCAGCTTCGCGAGCGCCCATCAGGCACCGTGCGGATCAACGCACCGGGACCGGCCGCCGACCACGTTCTGTGCCCTCTGACCTTTGAGTTCATGAAAATTTATCCCGACGTCAATGTCGAGATCGTCAGCGATGCTGCGATCATCGATATCGTGGAGCAAGGTTTCGACGCCGGGGTGCGCTTCGGGAACCAGCTCGCCCAGGACATGATCGCCATGCCCCTCGGCCCGGCATTGCGATACGCGATCGTGGCCTCGCCTGACTATCTTCGCAAACGTGGTCGACCCGGATCACCAGGCGATCTCTTACAGCACGACTGTATTCGCCGCCGCTTCCCCGGCGGAACCATGGTGACGTGGAAATTTGCGCGTGACGGCGACGAAGTGGAAATCACCCCGAAAGGTCGGTTGACATTGAGTTCAGCGCATCAGGAGCTCCAGGCCGCGCTTGCGGGATCGGGAATCGCTCACCTGTTCGAGGATTATGTCCGTGATGACGTCGAACAAGGCAGACTTATTGAGTTGCTCTGCGACTGGAAGCAGAAGCTGCCGAGTTGGTATCTGTATTATCCGAGCCGGCGACATACGAGCGCGGCCGTGCGGGCTTTCCTCGAATTCATCCGCAATCAGAGATGGTATCCTGATCGCAAGGAAAGATAA
- a CDS encoding M23 family metallopeptidase, whose product MSSDKNMLRSLGDHPPILADGRRAPDRREISMRWLSGTFLTGITSSLLMGVALFAALDGRQQLAIPAEAFAALDPSAPVGAAKRGDRVLSPNIVAKPADKTVMEVSTMIHDGEKEVVRRQPFVHVKMALAANHQTSESYPDFDPLAIFSTDEADAEAPPVKTGTIYGSDVESEVALKTVDFPLNGGGFALGPSMSLDEVEENVRTNGSVLTEGNTQVASLFYVDPQRFASDADNLDLMQGLAARVVEENMSVSSYENITKQSVEYADDIIPVRRAIPIATAMINAGYAKAQAEDAAGYLEKALGAKELGPGDVLRIGIIQKGEEAKIVRATIYSHSRHVLTMAVDDRGRFIPGAEPAKLEAVAAAFDDTGRPVISSGHDLPRVYDGIYRAALSYGMNADMIALVVKLLASNVDFQAQLKPTDSLEAFFSVADESGRATEDSELLYVNAKFGDAETRFYRFQDPDDNSIDYFDKDGKSIRQFLLRNPVPNGHFRSGFGMRRHPILGFSRMHTGVDWSAPRGTPIIAAGNGVVQKAGWDSGGYGNQTLIRHANGYVSSYNHQSAIAKSVKPGTKVVQGQVIGWVGTTGLSTGPHLHYELIVNGNKVDPLRIRLPGGKSLGGEALAKFEKERERIDELLGDDANEVASK is encoded by the coding sequence ATGAGCAGCGATAAGAACATGCTTCGTTCGCTTGGCGACCACCCGCCGATCCTAGCGGACGGCCGTCGCGCACCGGACCGGCGCGAGATCTCGATGCGCTGGCTCTCGGGCACGTTCTTGACCGGCATTACCTCAAGTCTCCTGATGGGCGTGGCACTCTTTGCGGCCCTCGACGGGCGGCAGCAACTGGCGATTCCGGCGGAAGCCTTTGCGGCGCTCGATCCGTCGGCGCCGGTCGGCGCCGCCAAACGGGGAGATCGCGTTCTTTCCCCCAACATCGTTGCCAAGCCAGCCGACAAGACCGTGATGGAAGTCTCGACCATGATCCATGACGGCGAGAAGGAGGTGGTGCGCCGCCAGCCCTTCGTGCATGTCAAGATGGCGCTTGCGGCCAACCACCAGACGTCCGAATCCTATCCCGACTTCGACCCGCTGGCGATCTTCTCCACGGATGAGGCGGATGCCGAAGCGCCGCCGGTGAAGACCGGAACGATCTACGGCTCCGACGTCGAGTCCGAGGTGGCATTGAAGACCGTGGATTTTCCGCTGAACGGCGGCGGCTTCGCACTCGGGCCCTCGATGTCGCTCGACGAGGTCGAGGAGAACGTCCGCACCAACGGCTCGGTGCTGACCGAAGGCAATACCCAGGTCGCCTCGCTCTTCTATGTCGACCCGCAACGCTTCGCTTCCGACGCCGACAACCTCGACCTGATGCAGGGCCTCGCCGCGCGCGTCGTCGAGGAGAACATGAGCGTTTCCTCCTATGAGAACATCACGAAGCAAAGCGTCGAATACGCCGACGACATCATACCGGTGCGCCGCGCCATACCCATTGCGACGGCGATGATCAATGCGGGATATGCCAAGGCCCAGGCCGAAGACGCGGCCGGCTATCTCGAAAAGGCGCTCGGCGCCAAGGAACTCGGCCCCGGCGACGTGCTGCGCATCGGCATCATTCAGAAGGGCGAAGAAGCAAAGATCGTCCGTGCCACGATCTATTCCCATAGCCGGCACGTGCTGACCATGGCAGTGGACGACCGCGGCCGTTTCATTCCCGGCGCCGAGCCGGCGAAGCTCGAAGCGGTAGCGGCTGCCTTCGACGATACCGGCAGGCCGGTGATTTCCAGCGGCCACGACCTGCCGAGGGTCTACGACGGCATCTACCGTGCGGCCCTTTCCTACGGCATGAACGCCGACATGATCGCGCTGGTCGTCAAGCTTTTGGCGAGCAATGTCGACTTCCAGGCTCAGCTGAAGCCGACGGATTCGCTCGAAGCCTTCTTCTCGGTCGCCGATGAAAGCGGCAGGGCAACGGAAGATTCGGAACTGCTCTACGTCAACGCCAAATTCGGCGACGCCGAGACGCGGTTCTACCGCTTCCAGGATCCGGACGACAATTCGATCGATTATTTCGACAAGGACGGCAAGAGCATTCGCCAGTTCCTGCTGCGCAATCCCGTTCCGAACGGCCATTTCCGCTCCGGCTTCGGCATGCGCCGCCACCCGATCCTCGGCTTCTCGCGCATGCACACCGGCGTCGACTGGTCCGCTCCGCGCGGCACTCCGATCATCGCGGCCGGAAACGGCGTCGTGCAGAAGGCCGGCTGGGACTCCGGCGGCTACGGCAACCAGACGCTGATCCGCCACGCCAACGGCTATGTGTCCTCCTACAATCACCAGAGCGCGATCGCCAAAAGCGTCAAGCCGGGAACGAAGGTCGTCCAGGGTCAGGTGATCGGCTGGGTCGGAACGACCGGCCTCTCCACCGGCCCGCACCTCCACTACGAACTTATCGTCAACGGCAACAAGGTGGATCCATTGCGTATCCGGCTGCCGGGAGGAA